One Peromyscus eremicus chromosome 17, PerEre_H2_v1, whole genome shotgun sequence genomic window, TGGAAAGTGGCAAGCCTTCTAAATGGGGATATGAAGCAATGATATTTCCCAGGTCAGAGTGTATTGTTGGCATTGATAGAGTAAAAGGACTCAAACTAGACGTATATGACAGAGCTCCATGTAACATCAGAAGCTCCTGGGAAGGGTCATTATATAGTAACACTTTGCTAATGTGTCTCActtacacatacatttttttttaacagagaaaaCATCTTAGGCTATTTGTATAATTGAAAATACTCAtcatgaaaaaaaagtaaaaataggcaGAGAAAGAGATAGTAACCATAGGCATCTGAGGAAGCAAAAAGAATGCGCAGGAGTGTAAGCCCTGAGAACAGAAATGCACACAAGTTTAGCAATGTTAGAGTAAACAGTGACTTAGATCTCTGGACATACTCAACACTGTGCAGAGTGGAGATGCTGCTTTGTATGTGACATCTGTTTCCCTGACCCCATTAGATGGTGTGACATAAAAATGAGAGACTTTAGTACTAAAGAGGATGTTATAATTTGCATATCCTTGGCTTGGATTACAATATGTAACTACATAAGTGAGAAGATTTTCAGTATTGTCACCTCTTTGTTGCCTCCCAGGTGGCATCTCAGTTAATTCTAGAAATGTGAATGGGGAAAGAGAAGAGTCTAGAGTAGCCTTGTTTGGTCTCAGCAATTTCTATAGAATCAAGGTTGGCTTTTGAAAAGCTAACCTAGAAGAGACTCACGGGTGAGTGAAATGCCATGTGAGCTTCCTTGTTTTGAGATTTCAGATTGCAATGTGCCAACAGAACCATGAATGTTATGAGGAGCATATACACAAGGGCACATGGATTATATATATGCAAACGACCTGTCTCACCCACTGTTTTGAGAAGAGCAagcagagagtgacagagcaaGTGGCATGTCCGTTGTGTGAACTACACACTACTGAAGACTAGACCCAGCTGTGTTGCATACACACCAGGGTAACTCAGTGGACTTCCCAGGTAAGattaaagagaaagggggaaaagtcatttttaaaagtgtaaGACTTCATGGAAATAGGATGGATGTGGCTAAgggaggctgggaagaggaagggcagcaGAGGGGTGGGATAACAGGTACCCAAACACCAGCCAGAGGCATGGAATGAGCTCTGGTGTTTGACAGTATAGTAGGGTgactgcagtttaaaacaattgtgtgttttaaaaagaactaaaaagaaaTGTTCTAAAGTTTTCAACCTCTCAAAAAAATCATGCTGAAAGAGCTAATCGCCCTAACCGGCACACAATACATTATATACCTGGTCCAAATTAGCACCCTGTACtgacaaaaatatatacaatgtgtatgttgattttaaaatttatttttcattttttaaattcttctttcatacaatacatctttaCCTCAGCctaccctccctccacccctccccggtgtcccccccccaccttcactctcccccagacccactgctcctcctgtttcccttcagaaaagagcaggcttctcgGTAATATCATTGGATGCGTGTTGATTTTTAAAGAGTAATGGTGTGGGAGTCACAGAGGTGTGGATGTAGTTTTCACAAGAATGGTGTCATTCCTCCCTGTGGGTTTGGTTCTTTTGAAGTCGTTTCTTGTAACAGGGAAGCATGTTGGCCTTTGCCACCTCTCAGTAGTTAATACATTTTCCTCAGACCTGGTCATGAAGCAGCTCCACTCCCTGGgaaaacccagagcctcacttgttttttttttttctagagaaatGAGTCATGCAAAGGAAGCCTTGGAAGTCCCTGTGGCTTTGTTAGCATCTTGCAGTCCGAGTGGAAGAGTAAGAAAATTCTATGTGAACATTTGCTTCCCTCATCTGAATCTTAACCAAAGTCCCAAGCCCAAGCTAATACTCACATTCATGGTTTTCATTATTTATCAATGGGAGGAGTATTTGTgacttttctgtggctgtaacCAAATacctggtgaaaaaaaaaaacagctcttaaggtttattttggctcacagtgtgagaGGTTGCATTCCAGAATGGTGGGCAAGATGTGCTAAACTCATGGCAAAGGAAACATTCAGCTGGAACTTCCAGTATCTCAAAGCAAGTAGCAGAGAGCAAACGGAAGGGCCACCCTGACTGACCACTTCCTCCACCACAACTCTACCTCCTAGAGGAATTCCCACTGGCTGGAGACCAAatgtgcaaacacacaaacacacaagcttGTGGGGGGCACGCATGGGACCTGGGTGAGGAATCTAATCACACATATTTCCTCTGCCAATCTTTGATTTCTCTTTTTCACcatttccttctccccttcccttcctcccccatgTATAAATTTTAAGCTGAAAAGCATACAGATtcaattcttctcctcctcctcctcctcctcctcctcctcctcctcctcctcctccttcttactattattattattttataaagtaatCATTTGGGGATCTACTTTATTTTGGGGGGcaagatttaaaattttacaaaacaaaatataataaaataaaaaaaatcatagcaaaGTTGGACAAGCCAAgccaaaagaaaactaaaagagccccaagagaaggcacaagagtcagagacccactccttCATGAATCCAGGAATTCcagaaaaacactaaactgaaagctatagcgTATATGCACAGGAcatggtgcagacccatgtagctCTATTATCactgcttcagtctttgtgagttcatatgaactttgtCCGTTGTTTAAAGTGCCTTCTCCAGGTGTTCTCTGTACCCCAAGTCTCTCTGACTccttccacctcttcttccatggggttccctggtTTCTGAGGGAAATGATTTGATAGAAACACCTTGTTTAGAGCtgtatgttccaaggtctctctcaaTTCTTCTTTTGGTTGACTTTCACTGGGATCATTCCTGAGAGCTGCCAAGaattgctgcctgcagatctgtaTTTTTGGAGAAGATAGGCAGTGAGGCTACTGAGTTTCTTGCTGTATATATAAGGCATTCAGTACACAGCATTGTTTCCTGTCAATTGTGGAGCAATATACCTGATGCCTAGGTTCCTTCCCTGCTAACAACAAGATGATGCGAACGTAATTCTTTGTAGTGTGGATTGTGAGAATTCACTGAGATTAACATAGAGATTGTTAACATAACATAGACATTAGGGGATATAATCCTGCTCctaagaaatcaaatatttaaagggCACTTATGAGACAATCAGGATCATTGGAACCCTGGTTAATGATTAAATTATATTCTCATCTCATCTACTCATTTCCCACAAAGCACAAGGGGCTAGGAAAGCTGACTCAGATGGACTGTTTGTTTTCAGTCTATTTttgcatgttttattttgttgtggaaAGAAAAATTTCTTATTTATCATGCTTAAGTTGTTGGGTCTCTCTGTCAATGTGCAGTTTAGATCATATGCTTTGGGGTCTGGAAGGTTGGGAGGGCCTAGAAGAGGATATGGCTGTCACTAAGCCGTGAGTGGCCATGTCAGAGTAGAGGGCaatgaagacaggaaggaggtAAGTGGTGATGAGGATGCTAAGTCCTGGCTCCATGACAATACACAAGTCATCTTACTGCCTGGAGATGGAGATGACCAAGAAGCTCTGTGacctcagagaaaaaaaaaatgaagcttcaAATGATAGTGGACATAGAACAGACTAGACAGGGAACATGGGCTTCAGGACACTACTGGACTGTATTTCACAGAAAGCTTCTATGTGCATTTACTCAAAAGGGAGAATGGAGGTTCAAAGAAGGGATGTGAGGAACTCTTACTTACTCAGCAATGTAGGCACAGAAGCTCAACCCCAAACCTGGTTGCTGTAGTTCATAATCTACCAATGTACTAAAGGAAGAACAAGGCATATACAGTaagcaataaataaatccttGCTGGAGTCGGCCAAATTATGCCAGGTCTGAGTATATATAGCAAGGGGCACACCTGTACATCCTTGGGTGAATGTGAGGGAGCTCACAGTATATGGGGCCACGTTTTCTCAGTCACCTGCACCCAATGTTATCTGCCACTCTTCTCCCAATCAGCTTCCTTTAGAATGCATTTCTGAATGAGACACACAGACCTGTCTGTCCATAGCAATAGTTTTGCAAGAGTATGTGCTGGCCCCGGGGGAATACCTGTCCCTGGAGTTTGAACTTTGGCAGGCTCTTTGTTGTGTGGTCAAATAAGCCTTCAGAGTCTGGGAAATCTGCTGTGTGACAAGGGAGGAAAGATCATATGGTTATTGGAGTTAACACTGCTGGTTTGTTCTTGGCACAGTTGGATTTGTTGAATGATTCTGGATTGGTGacgtttctgttactgtgacaaaggaggaaagggttccttGGTTTATGGCTCCATAGGAATGAGagagtccatcatagcagggagcagagcagcaagcagcaggcatggcagcaggaagctgagaggtccTATCCTTGGCCCTAAACACAAATAGAAAGGGCAAATTGGAAGTTGGCTGAGGCTGTGAACTCTCAAAGCCAGCTTCCACATGTACTTCTCCACTGAAGTTGTTCTCCCTAAACTTCTTCAAACAGCCCCAGCTGGGCACCAAGTGTCCAAATGcctgagcctatggaggacattctCATTGGAACCACCATTGACTCCAAGAGAGTTATTTCCCTTCACTGTACTATAGAGTGTTTGGGCTAGTTTTTATAGAGGGGGATATAGTGATGCTTCTAGGTGCACATAGTAGTCCAGGAGCCAGAGATTGCTAATGTCTGACTCTAACTCTAGAATCTCCTCAGTGGATCTAAGCAGTGACTACTATTTTTGTTATCAATAAACTCCTTCTTCTAGTCAATACAATGTGTTCCTCTTTATCTTGACATTCTGACATGATAAGGAAGACAATTAAGCTTAGGGTGCAGAGCAAAGCTGCCCAGAAGACACAGATGTAAGAGGGTACCTCATTTCCACAAGTCACCTGTACCTGTATCTGCCTCACGATGGAGAACAGTTAATGAGTCTCATCACCCAAAAGCCCAAGAGTAATACCTAAACAGGTTCCTAGAGGCTGCCTATGATGTCTAGGAATCCTGACTCCTACCTTgcttagttttcttttgttttctccttaaTCTAAGCTTCATTACAGGAGGTAGGTAGGTGGTCTATGGTTTACAATGTTCCACGACTCATTCAATGAAGACAAAGAGGTAAATGCTATGGCTGAAGTAGCTTGCTTAATCCCTCAGGATTTATTTTCTTGAGTTGCTGCCCCAACTTCCATCTTTTTCAGCCACATGTGTTTATGGCTGAGAGTCCCTTTTTATCTGGAGGAAGTAAAAGAGTCATAACTAAGAGCAGTACAGAACAATAATGCCAGAGTTGCAAGGGAGAAACAGAAGCAGGTAGAGGCTATTCCTCAGCATGGGGAGGAGCTGGATTTATGGATAGTGTGTCTTCAGGATACTTAAGACATCCCAGGCCAGCATTCCTTGATGACCACACACCAAGACACAGAGTAAGGGAAAAACTTTAGGATGGCTTCAGAGTTATCATCTGAATGTTTAGGGGAGGGAGTGTTGCTATACGGAAACCCCCAATCACTTGTTTCTTCACGTAAAACAAGAACCAGGCTAGATGATCTCTAAGACACTTTTAAATTCCAATACTTCATGATTCAGCTTCATTTGAACTGACGTTTAGTGACTCCACATAAATTTTACTGAGGAGTGTCTTGTAGAAGATAGTGGTATGGGTAAATGGGGTTGGCATCCATCATTCCCTAGAAACCTATGAatcaaaaataaagaagtaaaaaaaaaaatgtactatgCCAAAGAAAAGTGATCTGGCACATGAAGGTTACAAATGCCAGCAGGAGTTGTCAGTGCAATTTAGGGACAGAAAGCATGTGAGATAAGGATAGAAAATAGTGACAATAAGCCTATGTTTGGGGTTTTTCCAAGCAGTCAAGTGTGGTAATCAAGAGTGATCAAAAGGGAGGATTCGTTGACACAGTCTCTGTCTTTGCAGAGAACAGAGGCTCCCATTCCTACCCACAGGCAAAGCACATGACACTTAGGTGCCTGTCATTTTCCCTTGGGCAACATTCCAAATGATTTTACCTTAAGGAAAATTAATGGAgtattttagagaaaatataaatgcctgaccttggaaGTTGACAACCTTGAACAGTTAAATTTTCTCATTCTGGATCACAAATCAGACAGGCAGCACATTGCTCATACACCTTAACTGAAGGGAGCATCTGTGTGTCCTACGGAGCAACTGTTTATAACTGCCCCCCTCCATGCAGTCAGAGGGCAAACAACTGGAGATCACCAAATTACCTGGTTGAGGACTGCAAGGAGCAAGAACTAGACAAATAGAATTGATTTATTCATACTTGTGAATAGCTTGGAGAGATGGGATGAGGTCCAGAAGGCCTCAGGATTgttgaaggaagaccccagagcAGAGATGAGCACATGTCAGCAGACATGCCCCAGGCCTGCTTTTATGGTGTTCTTATGTACCAACCCGGAAGCAGCTGAGGAGGTGTCAGTGCTATTCAGTCAGCAAATGTGTATCAGGTAGAGGCTGCCTGGTGTGCTATTCACAATAGACAAGTGGGAGTTCTTAAGAAGCGTCACAATGAACAGTCTTGAAAACATATAGGGAATGGGTTGTATCTGCTTGGCTGTGTAAGGGAATGAGCCCCAGAAACACAATATTCTGGCTCATAGTTCAGTGGGCAATGGCATTGTCTTTATCTACTGCCTTTGTGGGAGAGACTGTTGGGTTGGAGAAatgatgtttttaattaatatgctCACCAACACACcaatatctttgtgtgtgtgcaagtgcatgtgtaAAATAGCCACAAGTGAATGTTATAGCTAGtgcaacaaaaaaggaaaaagaagtcaaATGTATACAAGTTTAGAATAAACTGCTTAATACCCATGTGTTTCTATAGTTTCTGTAGTTTTCTTGCTATTTCAACTGATTACACAggaaattattttgaattttgtatttgtgaagatttattttatgtcctAAGTAAAATCTATTTTGGAAGAAGGTTCTGTGGGCTTCTGAGAAGACTATGTCCTGAAGCTGTTGGATGGACAGTCTTTACATGACTTGATTCATGGTGCAATTTAATCTTGtggtttctattttaattttcttgtcctGATGGGCCATCTGTTGGTAAAAGTACAGTGTTGAAATCACCTACTACTATTGGGTTGGATCTATCTGCCCTTAAAATCTTATAGTGTTCATCTCATGACCTTGGGTGAATAAAAGTtccatgcatatatatttataaccaTTATATCTTCTGGATTGTATATCTAGATTGTTCCCATTATTAAtacataatgactttccttatcccTTCTAATTTTGTCTAAAATCTTTGCTGTCATACTTGTCTTTTGTATATTTCTTTGTAATCcaatcattctctctcttttaactgAGGAGTTAACACTGTTAATGTATAGGGTTCCATTTGATAGGTATTTACTAATTTTATCCATATTAGACATCTGCTGGCTTCTGAGTTATTGTAACCCTGTCTGATTCTTCTCTATGTGTCAATTCTTGATCTGTTCTTTTAGCGAGAGTTGTTCTTTCCTGAGCTCTTGTGTTTGTGTGGCTCTTTCCTTTCTGTGTATGGTATCCCTTCCAGTATCTCTTATAGTGCTCGCTTGGTGACTATGAATTGCTTTGATATATGTTTACTGTGAAAGGTCTTCATATTTCCTTTGATGTTCAAAGTTTAACCTTGCAAGATATCAGTCTTTGTGGGCAGTTCTGTTGTTTCAGGGCTTAAACCAAGTCATTCCCTGCTCTCCCAGCCCTTGCTGCTCCTGCTATTATTTGTTCTGTTATCTGCCTTTATGAAAATCCCTCACAAcattaaaaatcttttctttgtTCTAGTCCTGGTATTTTAAGTATGATATGATGTGGATAGGTTCATTTCTGGCCATGACTATTTGAGTTCTAAAAGACTCATATGCTTGAATGTCATTTCTTTCCCCAGATTTAGGAGATTGTCTTCTATAATTTTATTGACTAAGTTTCTGTACTTTTAGCCAATAGTTTGATTCTGTCTTCTCTACCACAGATTCACAGGTACAATCTCATAATAATTTCTCATGGGTTTTGAATGTTGCAATTGTGAATTTTTATTGTTACATAATGCAATAATTCTTCAACTTTCCCTGGTATCCTTCCTTTCTCCTAAACTAATCTATCGGTGATGTCTTGTACTGAACTTTTCTTATTTGATTCGCTGAGCTTTCCTTTCTATGATTTCTACTGTGTTgctgttttgttgcttttttcaAAATCTCTAGATGTCTGATGACTTTCTCACCCAACTTGTTGATATCCAACTCCAGGTTATGAATTGCCCTTTTTCttcaattttctgtttatttgaatCTGAAGTGAATTTAtctatcatttttaaatgtaaatttgaaTTCTTTGCCATTTTAACCATCTTAATGTTTGAATTTAACCACTTCAGAGTTGTGAACTTTTAGAGGAATCATGCTTCCTGGCTTTTTTATATTTCTCATGTTTCTAACTTGTAATTTGTGTATTGTTGGAATGGGGATCAACTCTAGCTTTTATGGGATCACATTTGTGAATGGTCTTTTCTTGAGGGCTTAATCCCTAGCATCACTCGGGTGAAAACAAACCACCATAACAGCAATAACATCAAAACAAACTagatataaaaatacaattaGCACCAACTAAAGCCAACTACTATATTACTGATAACCGTATGAAATAACTggcatcatagaagtgggctgtTTCTTACTTTTCTGTGTGTACCCTTTCTGTTTCTACATGGTTCTTGGCTGCTGTATCACCCACCTCTTTGGGACAATGTCTTCACAACAAAACTATCGAAGCAATGACAGAGGGACCACAAAGTTTAGATAGCCATTCTTGGACTTCTGAAAGAAGGAGTTGACGAGCTGAGGAAAAGcagccatttatttttattgaagtaTCTGCTTCCTGCAGGTGCCACAGCCAAAAGACAAAGCTAGGGCACCTTTGATTCTCTATGAGGCCGTGTCTTCAGCTGAGTCATTGCCCTTGATGCTTCCGCATGGCTGGACTATCGCACAGCACTTCAGAGTCATATGACAGAGAGCAATAAGTTCTTCGTTTTTT contains:
- the LOC131894049 gene encoding beta-defensin 106A-like yields the protein MKTVFFLFAVLFFLGPAKNAFFSEKCSKLNGRCTNYCQKNEELIALCHMTLKCCAIVQPCGSIKGNDSAEDTAS